The Apis mellifera strain DH4 linkage group LG8, Amel_HAv3.1, whole genome shotgun sequence genome contains a region encoding:
- the LOC551104 gene encoding alpha-ketoglutarate-dependent dioxygenase alkB homolog 4, whose translation METIRPCGCKGIRSCLLCETEYKIVKPNLKACFEKCSSYVYCPYCEKAWPGWNFDLYKSHPNHQGTAIEFPGVYIKLDFLTSWEINSLINILEKIPWEASQSGRRKQNFGPKCNFKKKKLQLGSFNGFPKSTQFVQQKFSEIPILNNFQTVEQCTLEYDPIRGASIDPHIDDCWIWGERIVTVNVIGDSVLTMSSYHGPDTKYNLKSIIEYSSTIEGFDVKNKNENEDIIVRLPMPEGSLMVLYGIARYKWEHCVLREDINSRRICLAYRELTPPYLCNSTNNEVVKELLKRASVF comes from the exons atggaaacaaTACGACCCTGTGGTTGTAAAGGAATAAGATCTTGTCTTTTATGTGAAACGGAATATAAGATTGTAAAACCCAATCTAAAGGCTTGTTTTGAG aaatgttCTAGTTATGTATATTGTCCATATTGTGAAAAAGCATGGCCTGGTTGGAATTTTGATCTTTATAAAAGTCATCCAAATCACCAAGGAACTGCTATAGAATTTCCTGGTGTTTATATAAAG ctAGACTTTTTAACTTCTTGGgaaattaattcattgatCAATATACTTGAAAAAATACCTTGGGAAGCTTCTCAAAGTGGAAGAAGGAAACag aaTTTTGGTCCAAAAtgcaatttcaaaaagaaaaaacttcaaTTGGGTTCCTTCAATGGTTTTCCAAAATCTACTCAATTTGtgcaacaaaaattttctgaaattcctatacttaataattttcaaacggTAGAACAATGTACTTTAGAATATGATCCGATACGAGGAGCTTCAATAGATCCACATATTGATGATTGCTGGATTTGGGGTGAAAGAATAGTTACTGTTAATGTCATAGGTGATTCAGTTTTAACAATGAGTTCTTATCATGGTCCCGATACAAAgtacaatttaaaaagtattatagaatattcctCAACAATTGAAGGCtttgatgtaaaaaataaaaatgaaaatgaagatatCATTGTAAGACTCCCAATGCCAGAAGGATCTCTTATGGTTCTTTATGGTATTGCaag GTACAAATGGGAACATTGTGTTTTAAGAGAAGATATAAACTCTAGGCGAATTTGTTTAGCTTATCGCGAATTAACCCCTCCATATTTATGTAACTCAACAAATAATGAAGTTGTTAAAGAACTCTTAAAAAGAGCTTcagttttttga
- the LOC410101 gene encoding trafficking kinesin-binding protein milt isoform X5 — translation MTKTYNDIEAVTRLLEEKEKDLELTARIGKELLSHNQKLETTVTSLETDLKEANEKITQLTHELAKKTELIQILTNDAEESSSEAGTPTGFRGINLDMMQKKISSLEDENKQLRTEFAKLMHDADNSEEQEAKLVKDIAAQLASANMEMDGITDELDRQKEENRLQHEQIVSLTAKLAETELRLAQLMAEHDEVGATLLITKDNQNNLANELAEFKDRYAEVVNLLAETQDQLRKQRKRGMPTVRGGSLFPSMGAVPQPDSIASELESSLYSELSLDSGISADRIPTYKKVFETVRSASRSTSYPVDANQFPRIGSMTVSTLSSGSAGPRMSCGQIRPMASTFPSLDSTGHSDSEGSLLTDSEDYPGPQQTGVPGAPGAADLEAALRRLTPAEVLTRRACLSTGTGYTYDYDAGAHSPSTFVPLGCRTPDSIMSTGSSGNISGYGGNAWRIPEKLQIVKPIEGSQTLHHWTQLATPTLGGLLEERPGVKTRGGRGLEDLGLVTFTLSDLEEDEEYTNPGKLFQDTGSVYTFTNSTVLHPDDHTSVTPSIVGSRVATAPSSALNSGMSTPRTLSRRNSTSTFSTTLGLAKMLNERGIKAVTPSSATPSGERNFTPTATPCNSPDASPPESRSDSPTPESGLSLGLLSSGAELLKRTFGGETETKRKRTILSRSDKKALTSIRLVEKLERIGIDTIMSSTTIGSSISPLVLQGSLYTRRTTESPMAQLTFLKSSMSSSGSQEKLSPSSTASNSLSTKRKIIDKKQDESTSSRESNRQRRTGARAMRPDLGQVTPAIPVTVTKESPAQSALGTISAILFGRKGGLL, via the exons ATGACCAAGACCTATAATGACATAGAAGCAGTCACAAGGCTTCTAGAAGAG AAAGAAAAGGACTTGGAATTGACCGCGCGCATCGGTAAAGAACTTTTGTCGCACAATCAAAAACTTGAAACAACTGTCACGAGTTTGGAGACCGATTTGAAAGAagctaatgaaaaaattacgcAACTTACGCACGAACTCGCGAAGAAGACAgaattgattcaaatattgACAAATGATGCCGAAGAATCGAGTTCCGAGGCCGGTACGCCCACCGGATTTCGTGGGATTAATCTTGACATGATGCAGAAAAAGATCAGTTCTCTCGAGGATGAGAATAAACAGTTAAGAACAGAGTTTGCGAAATTAATGCACGATGCTGATAATTCGGAAGAGCAGGAAGCAAAACTTGTCAAGGATATTGCCGCCCAACTAG CTAGTGCAAACATGGAGATGGATGGAATTACGGATGAACTTGATAgacaaaaagaggaaaatcgATTACAACACGAACAAATCGTCAGTTTAACAGCAAAATTAGCTGAAACGGAATTGAGATTGGCACAATTGATGGCCGAACATGACGAGGTGGGAGCTACTTTGCTCATCACCAAAGATAATCAGAATAATCTTGCAAACGAGTTGGCTGAATTCAAAGATCGATACGCTGAA gTAGTGAATTTATTGGCGGAAACGCAAGATCAATTgcgaaaacaaagaaaaagaggaatgcCAACTGTTAGAGGAGGATCTTTGTTCCCTTCAATGGGTGCTGTTCCACAACCTGATTCCATTGCTTCTGAATTGGAATCATCTCTTTATTCTGAACTCAGTTTAGATTCTGGTATCAGCGCTGACAGgat acCAACTTATAAGAAAGTATTTGAAACAGTGAGAAGCGCGTCAAGAAGTACATCTTATCCAGTTGATGCAAATCAATTCCCACGAATAGGTTCAATGACAGTATCAACTTTATCCAGCGGTTCTGCTGGACCACGAATGAGTTGTGGACAGATTAGACCCATGGCATCAACATTTCCTAGCTTAGATTCCACTGGACATAGTGATTCAGAAGGTTCGCTTCTTACGGACTCTGAAGATTATCC agGACCTCAGCAAACAGGAGTACCAGGTGCTCCTGGTGCAGCAGATTTGGAGGCAGCACTTCGTAGATTAACACCTGCAGAAGTTCTTACGAGGCGCGCTTGTCTTAGCACTGGTACAGGATATACTTATGATTATGATGCAGGAGCTCATTCACCTTCCACCTTCGTACCTCTTGGTTGTAGAACTCCAGATAGTATTATGTCTACGGGAAGTAGCGGAAATATAAGTGGTTATGGTGGAAATGCTTGGAGAATAcctgaaaaattacaaatagtgAAACCTATTGAAGGTTCACAAACTTTACATCATTGGACTCAGTTAGCCACACCTACGTTAg gtgGTCTTTTAGAAGAACGACCAGGAGTAAAAACACGAGGAGGTCGTGGCCTGGAAGATTTAGGCCTAGTTACTTTTACTTTAAGCGACCtcgaagaagatgaagaataCACTAATCCTGGAAAACTCTTTCAAGATACAGGTTCCGTTTATACATTCACCAATAGTACAGTTCTCCACCCTGATGATCATACAAGTGTCACTCCAAGTATTGTGGGTAGTAGAGTTGCAACTGCACCTAGTAGTGCTTTAAATTCTGGTATGAGCACTCCAAGAACGTTAAGTAGAAGGAATTCGACTTCAACATTTTCAACAACTCTTGGACTTGCAAAGATGTTAAATGAAAGAg gTATAAAAGCTGTTACACCTTCTTCTGCAACTCCAAGTGGAGAAAGGAATTTTACACCTACTGCAACGCCTTGTAATAGTCCTGATGCTAGTCCTCCAGAAAGTCGATCTGATTCACCAACTCCAGAAAGTGGACTTTCCTTAGGATTATTATCTAGTGGAGCTGAATTATTGAAGAGAACATTTGGTGGCGAGACTgag ACAAAGAGGAAACGAACCATATTGTCTAGATCAGACAAAAAGGCTCTTACTAGTATTCGTTTAGTTGAAAAACTTGAAAGAATAGGCATTGACACCATAATGTCATCTACAACGATTGGCTCTTCTATTTCTCCATTAGTATTACAAGGTTCTTTATATACCAGACGTACTACTGAAAGTCCTATGGCTCAATTAACTTTCTTAAAAAGCTCCATGTCTTCAAGTGGAAGTCAAGAAAaactttctccttcttccacgGCTAGTAATTCCTTGTCaacaaaacgaaaaataattgacaaGAAACAAGATGAATCTACGTCAAGCAGGGAATCAAATAGACAAAGAAGAACTGGTGCTAGAGCTATGAGACCTGATCTTGGACAGGTTACACCTGCGATTCCTGTTACGGTTACAAAAGAATCTCCTGCGCAATCCGCTTTGGGAACTATTAGCGCAATTCTTTTTGGACGAAAGGGTGGtttactttga